A single genomic interval of Candidatus Rokuibacteriota bacterium harbors:
- a CDS encoding acetyl-CoA acetyltransferase, translating into MGLKDRVAVIGVGCTRFGESFDQGYFELIVEAVDEACADAKLGVPDLQAAWLGTAGRGHYEGDAGTSLSDPLRFFHGPVTRVSNYCASGLDAFRNACLAVASGVHEIVLAVGVEKMRDVGPRESLVANSVANGHPFIIKGRTAPGFFALCAQRYLHERKAEKRHLALVSVKNHANGAMNPKAHLGQRVDLDAVLNAPIVAKPLGVLDACPTTDGAAAAIITSPEIARTIRDDFVRVKGIGLSVGSFRTVFDPNFDFLGFPRTRDAAAQAYREAGIKDPAAEIDFAEVHDCFTITELLNCEDLRFCPPGEGWRFVEEGHADLKGRLPVNPSGGLLSCGHPVGATGMRMIYELTTQLQGKAGERQVRNATLGLAHNVGGPGALSCVAILGR; encoded by the coding sequence ATGGGGCTCAAGGATCGAGTGGCGGTCATCGGGGTCGGCTGCACGCGGTTCGGCGAGAGCTTCGACCAGGGCTACTTCGAGCTGATCGTGGAGGCGGTCGACGAGGCCTGCGCGGATGCCAAGCTCGGCGTGCCGGACCTCCAGGCCGCCTGGCTCGGCACCGCCGGCCGCGGCCACTACGAGGGCGACGCCGGCACGTCGCTCAGCGATCCCTTGCGCTTCTTCCACGGGCCGGTCACGCGCGTCAGCAACTATTGCGCGTCGGGACTCGACGCCTTCCGGAACGCGTGCCTGGCCGTCGCCTCGGGTGTGCACGAGATCGTCCTCGCGGTGGGCGTGGAGAAGATGCGGGACGTCGGCCCGCGGGAGAGTCTGGTCGCGAACTCGGTCGCGAACGGTCATCCCTTCATCATCAAGGGGCGCACGGCGCCGGGATTCTTCGCCCTCTGCGCCCAGCGGTACCTTCATGAACGGAAGGCCGAGAAGAGACACCTGGCGCTCGTCTCGGTCAAGAACCATGCCAACGGCGCCATGAACCCGAAAGCGCACCTCGGTCAGCGCGTCGACCTCGACGCCGTCCTGAACGCTCCGATCGTCGCCAAGCCGCTCGGCGTGCTGGATGCCTGCCCGACGACCGATGGCGCCGCCGCGGCGATCATCACCTCGCCGGAGATCGCCCGGACGATCCGCGACGACTTCGTGCGCGTGAAGGGCATCGGACTGTCGGTGGGAAGCTTCCGCACGGTGTTCGACCCGAACTTCGACTTCCTGGGCTTCCCGCGGACGAGGGACGCCGCCGCGCAGGCCTATCGCGAGGCCGGCATCAAGGACCCGGCGGCCGAGATCGACTTCGCCGAGGTGCACGACTGCTTCACGATCACCGAGCTCCTCAACTGCGAGGACCTCCGGTTCTGTCCGCCCGGTGAGGGGTGGCGGTTCGTGGAGGAGGGGCATGCCGACCTGAAGGGCCGGTTGCCGGTCAACCCGAGTGGCGGGCTCCTCAGCTGTGGCCATCCGGTCGGCGCCACCGGCATGCGGATGATCTACGAGCTCACGACGCAACTGCAGGGCAAGGCCGGGGAACGGCAGGTGCGGAACGCGACCCTCGGCCTGGCGCACAACGTCGGCGGGCCGGGCGCGTTGAGCTGCGTCGCGATCCTCGGCCGATGA
- a CDS encoding branched-chain amino acid ABC transporter permease: protein MSGAVVGRRWLAAGAVLALASLLPLVASDYLLTIATLALYLGFQATAWNIGSGYAGLLSFGHHGFAGVGAYLSVFLLMSYGVSPWLGMFLGGGLSALLGVSLAWISTRYRMREVYFVLATFALATVLRGIVNNLPFVGSSEGLLLPVRNDPWHFLFVTRPPYYYVILVLTACALYISWWISSGALGLRLAAMREDLEAAEAMGIDSSRISILAMGTSTFVAGVGGAFYAQYIYFVRPDVIFDMALAINVLVAGIFGGLATVFGPLVGALALTVIQELSHLMPISASQRLAAVSRMMYGVVFVMIILFLPKGIISLRRPRWWRGRQRPGAPGRA, encoded by the coding sequence GTGAGCGGGGCCGTGGTGGGGCGACGGTGGCTGGCGGCGGGAGCGGTGCTGGCACTCGCGTCGTTGCTCCCGCTCGTTGCGTCGGATTACCTGCTGACCATCGCCACGCTGGCTCTCTACTTGGGATTCCAGGCGACCGCCTGGAATATCGGTTCGGGCTACGCAGGCCTGCTCTCCTTCGGTCACCACGGCTTCGCGGGCGTCGGCGCCTACCTCTCCGTCTTCTTGCTGATGTCCTACGGCGTGAGCCCGTGGCTGGGGATGTTCCTCGGCGGCGGGCTCTCGGCACTCCTGGGCGTATCGCTGGCGTGGATCAGCACGCGCTACCGGATGCGTGAGGTCTATTTCGTCCTGGCGACCTTTGCCCTCGCGACCGTGCTGCGTGGAATCGTCAACAACCTGCCGTTCGTCGGCAGCTCCGAGGGTCTGCTGCTGCCGGTCCGGAACGACCCCTGGCACTTCTTGTTCGTGACGCGGCCCCCCTATTACTACGTGATCCTGGTGCTGACCGCGTGCGCCCTGTACATCTCCTGGTGGATCTCGAGCGGGGCGCTCGGATTGAGGCTCGCCGCGATGCGAGAGGACCTGGAGGCGGCCGAGGCCATGGGGATCGACTCGTCGAGGATCAGCATCCTGGCCATGGGGACCAGCACCTTCGTCGCCGGCGTGGGAGGTGCGTTCTACGCGCAATACATCTACTTCGTGCGGCCGGACGTGATCTTCGACATGGCCCTGGCGATCAACGTCCTCGTCGCCGGGATCTTCGGCGGGCTGGCCACCGTCTTCGGCCCCCTGGTCGGCGCTCTGGCCCTGACGGTGATCCAGGAGCTGAGTCACCTGATGCCGATCAGTGCCAGCCAGCGGCTCGCCGCGGTGAGCCGGATGATGTACGGAGTCGTCTTTGTCATGATCATCCTCTTCCTGCCGAAAGGGATCATCAGCCTCCGGCGCCCGCGATGGTGGCGGGGCCGCCAGCGACCCGGAGCGCCGGGACGTGCTTGA
- a CDS encoding branched-chain amino acid ABC transporter permease, which yields MLMGTNYALMGIGFSLVFGVLGIVNFAHGTFVVLTMYLTLVLFNSAGLDPLVGTVVVTPMMVVFSVIVYWGLIGRFRMRMNETGMMLLTLGVSLLLESVLVFMFGTDIVSVKVRYDTTAFNLGPARVNVARLLGGVLSVVTIAALSLFLRTTTFGKMIRASANDSVGALLVGIDVERVYLGAFAISVATAAIAGSALSTFSVMTPYDGMHFMLYGFIVAVLGTLGSIPGALVAGLTVGLLETFTTVWLGARWTDAVTFSLLIAVLIYRPGGLLQSRAA from the coding sequence GTGCTGATGGGCACCAACTACGCGTTGATGGGAATCGGCTTCAGTCTGGTCTTCGGCGTGCTCGGCATCGTGAATTTCGCCCACGGCACGTTCGTTGTGCTGACGATGTACCTCACCCTCGTGCTCTTCAACAGCGCGGGGCTCGACCCGCTCGTCGGAACCGTCGTCGTCACGCCGATGATGGTGGTGTTCAGCGTGATCGTGTACTGGGGGCTGATCGGCCGGTTCCGCATGAGGATGAACGAGACGGGCATGATGTTGCTGACGCTCGGGGTGTCCCTGTTGCTCGAAAGCGTGCTGGTGTTCATGTTCGGGACCGACATCGTATCGGTGAAGGTCCGGTACGACACGACTGCGTTCAACCTCGGCCCGGCGAGAGTCAACGTGGCGCGGCTGCTGGGCGGGGTGCTGTCCGTGGTCACCATCGCCGCGCTCTCGCTGTTCCTGCGGACGACGACCTTCGGCAAGATGATCCGCGCGTCAGCGAACGATTCGGTCGGCGCCTTGCTCGTCGGGATCGACGTCGAGCGCGTCTATCTGGGCGCGTTCGCCATCAGTGTGGCGACGGCGGCGATCGCGGGGTCGGCGCTGTCGACCTTCTCGGTGATGACGCCCTATGACGGGATGCATTTCATGCTGTACGGCTTCATCGTCGCCGTTCTCGGCACCCTGGGCAGCATCCCGGGCGCGCTGGTGGCGGGCCTCACGGTCGGGCTCCTGGAGACCTTCACGACCGTCTGGCTCGGAGCCCGGTGGACCGACGCGGTGACGTTCAGCCTGCTGATCGCGGTGCTGATCTACAGGCCGGGCGGATTGCTGCAATCGCGGGCGGCGTGA
- a CDS encoding methylmalonyl-CoA mutase, with protein MYDREFLKTLKAAQQLWEASNPAGDEGGEKPFADLSGVPIQRVYSPLDLEARGFDYLEDLGFPGDYPYTRGIDAAMFRRKLWLIRQYGGIASARESNKLLRELIASGQTAVGLAYDLPTQLGYDPDHPRAAGEVGLAGLTLKSLRDWEVLFDGIDFRGVFVNSVANAQAAVILAIHVALARKRGLPLDGLRGSVQNDILKEYICRGNYIFPVDAALRLVTDTIEFCVRQVPLYWPVSPCGIHLQEAGANGLHEAAITLANAFTYLEAAMGRGLAADDIAPKFSFVTSNNHIDFFSEIAKLRAMRKMWARKLRTEYGARRPDSVQFRIVTQQGGSTLTKSQPLNNTARCTLSALIGVLAGAQHIGLRTIDEGFGIPAKDAQVLSIRLQQVLAEETNIPNTVDPLGGSYFIESLTKDYESQIDAELTRIRAQGGMTACIQSGAVQRQILQDAYRLQRGIDRGEFVRVGENKYTEAGDTVVLRPHRHDPETEAQQIADLHELRRARDQDAVRRALDDLRTAASREASSAHNLMSPILSAVEAYATMGEMCQVLRDVFGEYREPSVV; from the coding sequence ATGTACGACCGCGAGTTCTTGAAGACCCTCAAGGCTGCCCAGCAGCTCTGGGAAGCGTCGAACCCGGCGGGCGACGAGGGCGGCGAAAAGCCGTTCGCCGACCTCTCGGGCGTGCCGATCCAGCGCGTGTACAGCCCGCTTGACCTCGAGGCGCGTGGCTTCGACTACCTCGAGGACCTCGGGTTCCCCGGCGACTACCCGTACACGCGCGGGATCGACGCTGCGATGTTCCGGCGAAAGCTGTGGCTGATCCGGCAGTACGGTGGAATCGCGTCCGCCAGAGAAAGCAACAAGCTGCTCAGAGAACTCATCGCCAGCGGCCAGACCGCGGTCGGCCTGGCGTACGACCTGCCCACGCAGCTCGGCTACGACCCGGATCACCCGCGCGCCGCCGGCGAGGTCGGTCTGGCGGGGCTGACGTTGAAGTCGCTGAGGGACTGGGAGGTGCTGTTCGACGGGATCGACTTCCGGGGCGTCTTCGTGAACTCGGTCGCCAATGCCCAGGCGGCGGTGATCCTGGCGATTCACGTCGCCCTGGCACGCAAGCGCGGCCTTCCGCTGGACGGGCTCCGCGGCTCGGTCCAGAACGATATCCTCAAGGAATACATCTGTCGCGGGAACTACATCTTCCCCGTGGACGCCGCGCTCCGACTCGTGACGGACACGATCGAGTTCTGCGTGCGACAGGTGCCGCTGTACTGGCCCGTGAGCCCCTGCGGGATCCATCTCCAGGAGGCCGGCGCCAACGGCTTGCATGAAGCGGCGATCACGCTGGCGAACGCGTTCACGTATCTCGAGGCGGCCATGGGCCGCGGGCTCGCCGCCGACGATATCGCGCCGAAGTTCTCCTTCGTCACCTCGAACAATCACATCGACTTCTTCAGCGAGATCGCCAAGCTGCGAGCGATGCGCAAGATGTGGGCGCGGAAGCTCAGAACCGAGTACGGCGCGCGGCGGCCGGACTCCGTCCAGTTCCGCATCGTGACACAGCAGGGCGGCTCGACGCTCACGAAGAGCCAGCCGCTCAACAACACCGCGCGCTGCACGCTGTCGGCGTTGATCGGCGTGCTCGCCGGTGCCCAGCACATCGGCCTCCGGACGATCGACGAGGGCTTCGGGATCCCCGCCAAGGACGCCCAGGTGCTGTCGATCCGGTTGCAGCAGGTACTGGCCGAGGAGACCAACATCCCCAACACCGTGGATCCGCTCGGGGGCTCGTACTTCATCGAGTCCCTGACCAAGGATTACGAGAGCCAGATCGACGCCGAGCTGACGCGCATCCGGGCGCAGGGCGGCATGACCGCGTGCATCCAGTCCGGAGCCGTCCAGCGACAGATCCTGCAGGACGCCTATCGGCTCCAGCGGGGAATCGATCGCGGCGAGTTCGTGCGCGTGGGGGAGAACAAGTACACCGAGGCGGGCGACACGGTCGTGTTGCGGCCGCACCGGCATGACCCCGAGACCGAGGCCCAGCAGATCGCGGACCTGCACGAGCTGCGGCGGGCGCGCGATCAGGACGCCGTGCGGCGCGCGCTCGACGACCTCCGCACGGCCGCCTCGCGCGAAGCGTCCAGCGCCCACAACCTCATGTCTCCAATCCTGTCCGCGGTGGAGGCGTACGCCACGATGGGCGAGATGTGTCAGGTCCTTCGCGACGTCTTCGGCGAGTACCGGGAGCCCAGCGTGGTATGA
- a CDS encoding OB-fold domain-containing protein yields the protein MAGICAVGSYVPRYRLTGKTLAQAWGAEKGAPSALAVANYDEDSITMAVEAAQDALAAGRIDSAAIDALYFASTTPPFSEKLCSAVVAAACDLREGVATVDFCNSVRGASLALQAAFDGLSAGRFRTVLVVAADARAAEPSSALERTIGAGAGALVLGSEQCVLTPVGHHHEDSSFVDFWRRDGDAEIRSGDAHFIQRKGYVDIMRRVITTVLETNRLTLGDVARVLIPAPDRASLRGLLKVLKCERSEGADLVRQIGYAGTAMAPLLLAAGLSGLRGGDRVLLANYGDGADASVLQATDAIEAHGPEVARRFTEQMTGGVELGAYGRFLRFRGALPRAEYRPWSSLALFWREEKQNIRFCGSRCADCRTVQFPRRQTCITCGGRKLCDHTLGRSGTIYTYTVDHLFLNENPPLAMACVDLDGGGRFYGQMTDCEPEAVAIGQPVRLTFRRLHEGLGHHNYFWKIRPAGADGGAWAAGAAGRGAATEG from the coding sequence ATGGCCGGCATCTGTGCCGTCGGATCGTACGTCCCGCGCTACCGGTTGACTGGCAAGACGCTCGCGCAGGCCTGGGGCGCGGAGAAGGGTGCGCCGAGCGCGCTCGCCGTGGCCAACTACGACGAAGATTCGATCACGATGGCGGTGGAGGCGGCGCAGGACGCGCTCGCGGCGGGCCGGATCGACTCGGCCGCGATCGATGCGCTCTATTTCGCGTCCACGACGCCTCCGTTCAGCGAGAAGCTCTGCTCCGCCGTCGTCGCCGCCGCCTGCGATCTGCGGGAGGGCGTCGCCACCGTCGACTTCTGCAACTCCGTCCGCGGCGCCAGCCTCGCGCTGCAGGCGGCTTTCGACGGATTGTCGGCGGGGCGGTTCCGGACGGTGCTCGTCGTGGCGGCGGACGCCCGTGCCGCCGAGCCCTCGTCGGCCCTCGAGCGAACCATCGGCGCGGGCGCGGGCGCTCTGGTCCTCGGCAGCGAGCAGTGCGTGCTGACGCCGGTCGGCCATCACCACGAGGATAGCTCCTTCGTCGATTTCTGGCGCCGCGACGGGGACGCCGAGATCCGCAGCGGTGACGCGCACTTCATCCAGCGCAAGGGGTACGTCGACATCATGCGGCGCGTGATCACCACGGTGCTCGAGACGAACCGGCTCACGCTCGGGGACGTGGCGCGAGTCCTCATCCCGGCGCCCGACCGCGCGAGCCTGCGGGGACTCCTGAAGGTCCTCAAGTGCGAGCGTTCGGAGGGCGCCGACCTCGTCCGCCAGATCGGATACGCGGGAACCGCGATGGCGCCCCTGTTGCTCGCGGCCGGTCTGTCAGGGCTGCGCGGGGGCGATCGGGTCCTGCTCGCGAATTACGGGGACGGGGCTGACGCGAGCGTGCTTCAGGCCACCGACGCCATCGAAGCGCACGGCCCGGAGGTGGCGCGGCGATTCACGGAACAGATGACCGGCGGGGTCGAGCTCGGCGCCTACGGACGGTTCTTGCGGTTTCGCGGCGCGCTGCCGCGCGCCGAATACCGCCCCTGGTCGTCGCTCGCGCTGTTCTGGCGGGAGGAGAAGCAGAATATCCGCTTCTGCGGCAGCCGCTGTGCCGACTGCCGGACGGTGCAGTTTCCCCGGCGTCAGACCTGCATCACGTGTGGCGGCCGGAAGCTCTGCGACCACACGCTCGGCCGCAGCGGCACGATCTACACCTACACCGTCGACCATCTCTTCCTGAACGAGAACCCTCCCTTGGCGATGGCGTGCGTCGATCTGGATGGCGGCGGGCGGTTCTACGGCCAGATGACCGACTGCGAGCCGGAGGCCGTCGCCATCGGACAGCCGGTGAGGCTGACGTTCCGTCGGCTGCACGAGGGCCTCGGGCACCACAACTACTTCTGGAAGATCCGGCCGGCCGGGGCGGACGGCGGAGCGTGGGCCGCAGGCGCGGCCGGTCGCGGCGCGGCGACGGAGGGATAG
- a CDS encoding ABC transporter ATP-binding protein, with protein sequence MLDVSNLAVAYDEVHAVRDVSLHVGKAQIVALIGSNGAGKSTILKTISGLLRPSLGDIRFCGESLVGASPSDIVRKGIALVPEGRRLFTKMTVRENLEMGERIGRARATGRAGGFEQVFELFPILFERRRQLAGTMSGGEQQMLSIARALMTAPTLCMLDEPSLGLGPKVIADILEVVVRLRKSGMTIVIVEQNVQQVLQIADYGYVLENARVALEGDAAQLMGTSSVKKAYLGLA encoded by the coding sequence GTGCTTGACGTCAGCAACCTCGCCGTGGCCTACGACGAGGTGCACGCCGTGCGCGACGTGAGCCTGCACGTCGGCAAGGCGCAGATCGTCGCCCTGATCGGCTCGAACGGCGCGGGGAAGTCGACGATCCTGAAGACGATCTCGGGACTCCTCCGCCCGAGTCTGGGCGACATCCGCTTCTGCGGCGAGTCGCTCGTTGGCGCGAGCCCGTCCGACATCGTCCGGAAAGGAATCGCGCTCGTGCCCGAGGGCCGACGGCTGTTCACGAAGATGACGGTCCGGGAAAACCTGGAGATGGGCGAGCGCATCGGCCGAGCCCGGGCGACGGGACGGGCCGGAGGCTTCGAGCAGGTGTTCGAGCTGTTCCCGATCCTCTTCGAGCGCCGGCGGCAACTGGCCGGGACGATGAGTGGCGGCGAGCAGCAGATGCTGTCGATCGCGCGGGCCTTGATGACGGCCCCGACGCTCTGCATGCTCGACGAACCGAGCCTCGGCCTGGGGCCGAAAGTCATCGCCGACATCCTCGAGGTCGTCGTCAGGCTGAGAAAGTCCGGAATGACGATCGTGATCGTCGAGCAGAACGTACAGCAGGTCCTGCAGATCGCCGATTACGGCTACGTCCTCGAGAACGCCCGAGTGGCCCTCGAGGGCGACGCGGCGCAGCTGATGGGGACCTCCTCCGTGAAGAAGGCGTATCTGGGGTTGGCATGA